One segment of Agromyces albus DNA contains the following:
- a CDS encoding DUF2207 domain-containing protein, which produces MLFAVIVFAVIPAFLILGFGLAARAVAAQRVTPGVVQYAPERGSTVLRDALLLEADRRAASAALIDLAVKRKVKIVAGSRREPIGVELESNVILTAEEVALLEVLFGPEHTPGRVRRFSSARRALGSRLRTLVFTTEHALARDGLIAERRVTWPGVTLTVLAYLGMLVEVLFLVFTIIDGDWPALILTIVALAATVATIFVTPGWWRHFLPPSQPKREHLAGLRQYMELAEADRLRVLQSPSGAMLRATDAASGRVELRATDAAAGAGAGPASSPSDEPQPDAAADPLARFHLHERLLPYAMLFGLEREWIAKLKLDGAAVERTNLDTVGDLLELTAEIADAIDAVGSLSELPAAVGDLTDGAGSVITAVSDIFDLFP; this is translated from the coding sequence GTGCTCTTCGCCGTCATCGTGTTCGCGGTCATTCCCGCGTTCCTCATCCTCGGGTTCGGCCTCGCCGCGCGTGCGGTCGCCGCCCAACGGGTGACACCGGGCGTCGTGCAGTATGCGCCCGAGCGCGGGTCCACGGTGTTGCGCGACGCGCTGCTGCTCGAGGCCGACCGGCGTGCGGCATCCGCTGCCCTCATCGATCTCGCGGTGAAGCGCAAGGTGAAGATCGTCGCTGGCAGCAGGCGAGAGCCGATCGGCGTCGAACTCGAATCGAACGTCATCCTCACCGCCGAAGAGGTGGCGCTGCTCGAGGTGTTGTTCGGCCCCGAGCACACCCCGGGGCGCGTGCGCCGCTTCTCGTCAGCCAGGCGGGCACTCGGCAGCCGGCTGCGCACGCTCGTGTTCACCACCGAGCACGCCCTCGCTCGCGATGGCCTCATCGCCGAACGCCGCGTCACCTGGCCCGGCGTGACGCTCACCGTGCTCGCCTATCTCGGCATGCTCGTCGAGGTGCTGTTCCTCGTCTTCACCATCATCGATGGCGACTGGCCGGCACTCATCCTCACGATCGTCGCCCTGGCGGCCACCGTCGCCACGATCTTCGTCACGCCCGGGTGGTGGCGGCACTTCCTGCCGCCGTCGCAACCGAAACGAGAACACCTCGCGGGGCTGCGCCAGTACATGGAGCTCGCCGAGGCCGATCGACTGCGAGTGCTGCAGTCGCCGAGCGGGGCGATGCTGCGGGCGACGGATGCCGCGAGCGGCCGAGTCGAGCTGCGTGCGACGGATGCCGCGGCCGGTGCCGGTGCCGGCCCCGCGAGCTCGCCGAGCGACGAGCCCCAACCCGACGCCGCCGCCGACCCGCTCGCCCGCTTCCACCTGCACGAGCGCCTGCTCCCCTACGCCATGCTCTTCGGACTCGAACGCGAGTGGATCGCCAAACTCAAGCTCGACGGCGCCGCCGTCGAGCGCACGAACCTCGACACCGTGGGCGACCTCCTCGAGTTGACCGCCGAGATCGCCGACGCCATCGACGCGGTCGGGAGCCTCAGCGAGCTCCCCGCAGCCGTCGGCGATCTCACCGACGGCGCCGGTTCCGTCATCACCGCCGTGAGCGACATCTTCGACCTGTTCCCATGA
- a CDS encoding ABC transporter substrate-binding protein: MTQRTHHRRSAIVALAAAAALALSACAGGGSAAETEDNPYNLITPGQIRVASLGDAKPYTFTDESGEFTGFDVELFTDVASRIGVDDVVFTGQDFSGLLAAVANGQFDVGVAAIGITDERKQTVDFSEGYLAGYLTVMAHPDAGIADEAGLAGKRLGVVQGTLQEAYAVKHFTETELVRFPDNNAAISAVNSGSIDAHFLDYEAAKEYGEQYGLVNALDIPSFDAPAGFAIAKGNTEFQQALNEALAAAMEDGTWKELYEKWFPGSPMPEQYLPSAEQTE; the protein is encoded by the coding sequence GTGACGCAACGTACGCACCACCGTCGCTCGGCGATCGTCGCGCTCGCCGCGGCGGCCGCCCTCGCCCTCTCCGCCTGCGCCGGCGGCGGATCGGCCGCCGAGACCGAAGACAATCCCTACAACCTGATCACCCCCGGCCAGATCCGGGTCGCGAGTCTCGGCGACGCGAAGCCCTACACCTTCACCGACGAGTCGGGAGAGTTCACCGGCTTCGACGTCGAGCTCTTCACGGATGTCGCGAGCCGCATCGGCGTCGACGACGTCGTTTTCACCGGCCAGGACTTCTCTGGCCTCCTCGCCGCTGTGGCGAACGGCCAGTTCGACGTCGGCGTCGCCGCCATCGGCATCACCGACGAGCGCAAGCAGACCGTCGACTTCTCGGAGGGCTACCTCGCGGGGTACCTCACCGTGATGGCACATCCCGACGCGGGCATCGCCGACGAGGCCGGCCTCGCCGGCAAGCGCCTCGGCGTCGTGCAGGGCACCCTGCAGGAGGCCTACGCGGTGAAGCACTTCACCGAGACCGAGCTCGTTCGCTTCCCCGACAACAACGCCGCGATCTCGGCGGTAAACAGCGGCAGCATCGACGCGCACTTCCTCGACTACGAAGCCGCCAAGGAGTACGGCGAGCAGTACGGGCTCGTGAACGCGCTCGACATCCCCTCGTTCGACGCACCGGCCGGGTTCGCGATCGCGAAGGGCAACACCGAGTTCCAGCAGGCGCTCAACGAGGCGCTCGCCGCCGCGATGGAGGACGGCACCTGGAAGGAGCTCTACGAGAAGTGGTTCCCGGGCTCGCCGATGCCCGAGCAGTACCTGCCGTCGGCGGAGCAGACCGAATAG
- a CDS encoding transglutaminase-like domain-containing protein — protein sequence MQRTVSAELALHIDDLARLAFIVAVADRPAEERFELRHDGALVKAREVTDAAGSRIHIVDVAAGSLTMSYSARIEEQAEAPSVTELELLEFLRPSRYCEADHLAATARAEFSGLEGRELLAAVSSWVGTRLTYVPGSSLPTDGAIRTLLGGEGVCRDYAHLVIGLLRALDVPARLAAVYAPGLDPMDFHAVAEAHVEGAWHVVDATTLAPRSSLVRIATGRDAADTAFLSAYGGNVTVEAIEVSAVADVLPDDDITELVQLR from the coding sequence ATGCAGCGAACCGTGTCCGCCGAACTCGCCCTCCACATCGACGACCTGGCGCGTCTCGCGTTCATCGTCGCGGTGGCCGACCGCCCGGCCGAGGAGCGCTTCGAGCTTCGGCACGACGGCGCGCTGGTGAAAGCGCGTGAGGTGACGGATGCCGCGGGCAGCCGCATCCACATCGTCGACGTCGCGGCGGGTTCGCTCACCATGAGCTACTCGGCCAGGATCGAGGAGCAGGCCGAGGCGCCATCCGTCACCGAGCTCGAGCTGCTCGAATTCCTCCGGCCGAGTCGCTATTGCGAGGCCGACCACCTCGCCGCCACTGCTCGCGCCGAGTTCTCGGGTCTCGAGGGCCGCGAACTCCTCGCGGCGGTGAGCTCGTGGGTCGGCACTCGCCTCACGTACGTGCCGGGGTCGAGCCTGCCGACGGACGGCGCGATCCGCACCCTCCTCGGCGGCGAGGGCGTGTGCCGCGACTATGCGCACCTCGTGATCGGCCTGCTGCGGGCCCTCGACGTGCCCGCCCGGCTCGCCGCGGTGTACGCGCCCGGGCTCGACCCGATGGACTTCCACGCCGTCGCCGAGGCCCATGTCGAGGGCGCATGGCACGTCGTGGATGCGACGACGCTCGCCCCGCGCTCGTCGCTCGTGCGCATCGCCACCGGGCGCGATGCCGCCGACACGGCGTTCCTCAGCGCGTATGGCGGCAACGTGACGGTCGAGGCGATCGAGGTCTCCGCCGTCGCCGACGTGCTGCCCGACGACGACATCACGGAGCTCGTGCAGCTGCGCTGA
- a CDS encoding amino acid ABC transporter permease, whose translation MDWLDNIIKTFFDFDAMWQVFPQLLGVGLVNTLVISIWATVIGVVLGMIVAIMGISTSRWLRVPARIYTDVFRGLPAILTILLIGQGFARFSQQVFGPSPYPLGILALSLIASAYIGEIFRAGIQSVDRGQLEACRALGMSYGKAMRLVVVPQGIRRVLPALVNQFIAIVKDSSLVYFLGLLVSERELFRVGQDAAVLTGNLSPLVMAGLFYLVITVPLTHLVNFFDDRFRTGRRKAAPPKSGLDEVEEITPVQPLTYGSNT comes from the coding sequence ATGGACTGGCTCGACAACATCATCAAGACCTTCTTCGACTTCGACGCGATGTGGCAGGTCTTCCCGCAGTTGCTCGGCGTCGGGCTCGTGAACACCCTCGTGATCTCGATCTGGGCGACCGTCATCGGCGTCGTGCTCGGAATGATCGTGGCGATCATGGGCATCTCGACCTCGCGCTGGCTGCGGGTGCCGGCGCGCATCTACACCGACGTCTTCAGGGGCCTGCCCGCGATCCTCACGATCCTCCTCATCGGGCAGGGCTTCGCCAGGTTCAGCCAGCAGGTCTTCGGCCCCTCGCCGTATCCGCTCGGCATCCTCGCCCTCAGCCTCATCGCGAGCGCCTACATCGGCGAGATCTTCCGGGCGGGCATCCAGAGCGTCGACCGCGGCCAGCTCGAGGCGTGCCGCGCCCTCGGCATGAGTTACGGCAAGGCGATGCGCCTCGTCGTCGTGCCGCAGGGCATCCGGCGGGTGCTCCCGGCGCTCGTGAACCAGTTCATCGCGATCGTGAAGGACTCGAGCCTCGTGTACTTCCTCGGCCTCCTCGTCTCGGAGCGCGAGCTGTTCCGGGTCGGACAGGACGCCGCGGTGCTCACCGGCAACCTGTCGCCGCTCGTGATGGCGGGCCTCTTCTACCTCGTCATCACCGTGCCGCTCACCCACCTCGTGAACTTCTTCGACGATCGGTTCCGCACCGGCCGGCGGAAGGCCGCGCCGCCGAAGAGCGGCCTCGACGAGGTCGAGGAGATCACCCCCGTCCAGCCCCTCACCTACGGGAGCAACACATGA
- a CDS encoding alpha/beta hydrolase family protein, with protein sequence MTTEQHITIDVDGTPVSGVYARPADSAATIVVAHGAGAGMEHPFMAGFTRALNDDGFATLRFNFAYREAGRRFPDRPPAAIAAWRAATDAAAARGSEGEPIWAAGKSFGGRMASMAVADGMAVAGLIYLGYPLHPPGKPEKARDEHLPGITVPMLFLQGRNDPFAIPNGQLDELVARIGPTATLDWIENANHSFEVKGAKRPAAEVGAGLAPRVTEFVSGHS encoded by the coding sequence ATGACGACCGAGCAGCACATCACGATCGACGTCGACGGCACGCCCGTGTCGGGTGTGTACGCGCGCCCAGCGGATTCCGCCGCCACGATCGTCGTCGCCCACGGTGCGGGCGCCGGCATGGAGCATCCGTTCATGGCCGGCTTCACGCGGGCGCTGAACGACGACGGGTTCGCGACGCTGCGCTTCAACTTCGCCTACCGTGAGGCCGGCCGCCGCTTTCCCGATCGCCCTCCGGCTGCCATCGCGGCATGGCGGGCGGCGACGGATGCCGCAGCCGCTCGCGGTTCCGAGGGTGAGCCGATCTGGGCCGCGGGCAAGTCCTTCGGCGGCCGCATGGCCTCGATGGCCGTCGCCGACGGCATGGCCGTCGCCGGACTCATCTACCTCGGCTACCCGCTGCACCCGCCGGGCAAGCCAGAGAAGGCGCGCGACGAGCACCTGCCCGGCATCACGGTGCCGATGCTGTTCCTCCAGGGCCGCAACGACCCGTTCGCGATCCCGAACGGGCAGCTCGATGAACTCGTCGCCCGCATCGGCCCCACCGCCACCCTCGATTGGATCGAGAATGCGAACCACTCATTCGAGGTGAAGGGCGCGAAGCGGCCCGCCGCCGAGGTCGGCGCCGGACTCGCCCCGCGCGTCACGGAGTTCGTGAGCGGGCACTCGTAG
- a CDS encoding amino acid ABC transporter ATP-binding protein — protein sequence MTSTSPVPVADGHLYEGSSLELVDLSMAYGDIDVLTDVSLAVAPGTTTCIIGPSGSGKSTLLRGVNRLHEPKSGDVLLAGRSVLTQKPDSVRRRIGLVFQHFNLFPDHSAEQNVALALRNVKGLSRAEANRIANERLAEVGLGDRTDHRPRDLSGGQQQRVAIARALAMEPEVMLFDEATSALDPELVKGVLNLMASLAQRGMTMLVVTHEMGFARKVADQVVFMDEGRVVEAGTPEDLFDRPKSPRLQRFLSEVL from the coding sequence ATGACCTCCACCTCGCCAGTGCCCGTCGCAGACGGCCACCTCTACGAGGGCTCGAGCCTCGAGCTCGTCGACCTCTCGATGGCCTACGGCGACATCGATGTGCTCACCGACGTGAGCCTCGCGGTGGCGCCCGGCACGACGACGTGCATCATCGGGCCGTCGGGCTCGGGCAAGTCGACCCTCCTGCGGGGCGTGAACCGCCTGCACGAACCGAAGAGCGGCGACGTGCTGCTCGCCGGCCGGAGCGTGCTCACCCAGAAGCCCGACTCGGTGCGCCGTCGCATCGGGCTCGTCTTCCAGCACTTCAACCTCTTCCCCGACCACAGCGCCGAGCAGAACGTCGCGCTCGCCTTACGGAACGTGAAGGGACTCTCGCGTGCCGAGGCCAACCGCATCGCGAACGAGCGGCTCGCCGAGGTCGGTCTCGGCGACCGCACCGACCACCGGCCCCGCGATCTCTCGGGCGGCCAGCAGCAGAGGGTCGCGATCGCCCGCGCTCTCGCGATGGAGCCCGAGGTCATGCTCTTCGACGAGGCCACGAGCGCGCTCGACCCTGAACTCGTGAAGGGCGTGCTGAACCTCATGGCGAGCCTCGCCCAGCGCGGCATGACGATGCTCGTCGTCACCCACGAGATGGGCTTCGCGCGGAAGGTCGCCGACCAGGTCGTGTTCATGGATGAGGGCCGCGTCGTCGAGGCGGGCACTCCGGAAGACCTGTTCGACCGCCCGAAGAGTCCGCGCCTGCAGCGCTTCCTCTCGGAGGTGCTGTGA
- a CDS encoding FUSC family protein gives MNFTATFRATKRVPILQVLKAAVATIAAWLVAGWLIPGPLPVFAAIAALLVVQPSVNQSFGKAIERSIGVILGVVIATGISLGLGQSSWIILAAIMIAMLVAWALKMTPGTSNQVAISAMLVLALGSASPEYAFDRVIETLIGAAIGIVVNALIVPPVAVAPARGEVALLGGELAASVDRLADAVEQRRSPGAVDALMIEARLLRPMRDAADAAIAAGEESLTLNPRRSAHRSELVQLRELLERLSPIVTQVIGMTRAFADHYDDALHDEPTVRAIAEQLRRVAHDVRLLVRVAEPEPEPMTSEVPALTSALVVTPPKSGHWILVGSLMEDLRRIRGELVGD, from the coding sequence ATGAACTTCACCGCGACGTTCCGGGCGACGAAGCGTGTGCCGATCCTGCAGGTGCTGAAGGCAGCGGTCGCGACGATCGCGGCGTGGCTCGTGGCCGGCTGGCTGATCCCGGGGCCGCTGCCGGTGTTCGCGGCGATCGCAGCGCTGCTCGTCGTGCAGCCCAGCGTCAACCAGTCGTTCGGCAAGGCGATCGAGCGCAGCATCGGCGTGATCCTCGGCGTCGTCATCGCGACGGGCATCTCGCTCGGGCTCGGCCAGAGCAGCTGGATCATCCTCGCCGCCATCATGATCGCGATGCTCGTCGCGTGGGCGCTCAAGATGACGCCCGGCACCTCGAACCAGGTCGCGATCAGCGCGATGCTCGTGCTCGCACTCGGATCCGCGTCACCCGAATACGCGTTCGATCGCGTGATCGAGACGCTCATCGGCGCCGCGATCGGCATCGTCGTGAACGCGCTCATCGTGCCGCCCGTGGCCGTGGCGCCCGCCCGCGGCGAGGTCGCGCTGCTCGGAGGCGAGCTCGCGGCATCCGTCGACCGCCTCGCCGACGCGGTCGAGCAGCGACGATCCCCCGGCGCGGTCGATGCGCTCATGATCGAGGCCCGGCTGCTGCGACCGATGCGGGATGCCGCGGATGCCGCGATCGCCGCCGGCGAGGAGTCGCTCACCCTCAACCCGCGCCGGTCGGCGCACCGCTCGGAGCTCGTGCAGCTGCGGGAGCTGCTCGAACGCCTGAGCCCCATCGTCACCCAGGTCATCGGCATGACGCGCGCGTTCGCCGACCACTACGACGACGCGCTGCACGACGAGCCCACCGTGCGGGCGATCGCCGAGCAACTGCGACGGGTCGCGCACGACGTGCGCCTGCTCGTGCGCGTGGCCGAACCCGAGCCCGAGCCGATGACGTCGGAAGTGCCCGCGCTGACGTCGGCGCTCGTGGTGACGCCGCCCAAGTCGGGGCACTGGATCCTCGTCGGCTCACTCATGGAAGACCTGCGGCGCATCCGCGGCGAGCTCGTCGGCGATTAG
- a CDS encoding LacI family DNA-binding transcriptional regulator: MASDSANGRRETTVSDVAAAAKVSKATAARALGDYGAVSDAVRDRVLAAAEQLGYRPNALAKTMSTGKSHTIGIVVGDIENPFFAQATRGVSDVAKAAGFDLLLSNSDEEVDAEDSAIAVLLAKRVDGLIVAPASSVDTQSLQSAIATGRPLVLFDRAAEGVDVDTVVADNRAGASRLAELLLAAGHRRIAFVSTIGHPAEYRAGDRLASSSVGDRVAGFVASLQEAGVPEPERFVRLNARRDGVDTIVRELLGDGATAIVASDSLVAQAAFRTIRDLGLVIPHDVSLVAFDDADWTSLSAPAITVMSQPIHEIGAEAARLLVRRMAGHGGPAETTVLPQRLIERESIAPPRPPVR; the protein is encoded by the coding sequence ATGGCATCAGATTCGGCGAACGGCCGCCGCGAGACCACCGTGAGCGATGTCGCGGCGGCCGCCAAGGTCTCGAAGGCCACCGCCGCGCGAGCGCTCGGCGACTACGGCGCCGTGAGCGACGCCGTGCGCGATCGCGTGCTCGCGGCGGCCGAGCAGCTCGGCTATCGGCCGAATGCCCTGGCCAAGACGATGAGCACGGGCAAGTCGCACACGATCGGCATCGTCGTCGGCGACATCGAGAACCCGTTCTTCGCGCAGGCGACGAGGGGAGTGTCGGATGTCGCGAAGGCCGCCGGGTTCGACCTCCTGCTGTCGAACTCCGACGAGGAGGTCGACGCCGAAGACAGCGCGATCGCGGTGCTGCTCGCGAAACGCGTCGACGGGCTCATCGTCGCGCCCGCGTCATCCGTCGACACGCAGAGCCTGCAATCGGCGATCGCGACGGGCCGGCCGCTCGTGCTCTTCGACCGTGCAGCCGAGGGCGTCGACGTCGACACCGTCGTGGCCGACAACCGCGCGGGCGCGAGCCGGCTCGCCGAGCTGCTGCTCGCAGCCGGGCATCGGCGCATCGCGTTCGTCTCGACGATCGGCCATCCCGCCGAGTACCGGGCCGGCGACCGCCTGGCCTCGAGCTCGGTCGGCGATCGCGTCGCGGGCTTCGTCGCGTCGCTTCAGGAGGCCGGAGTGCCGGAGCCCGAGCGATTCGTGCGTCTGAACGCGCGCCGCGATGGCGTCGACACCATCGTTCGCGAACTGCTCGGCGATGGCGCCACCGCGATCGTGGCATCCGACAGCCTCGTGGCCCAGGCGGCGTTCCGCACCATTCGCGACCTGGGGCTCGTGATCCCCCACGACGTGTCGCTCGTGGCGTTCGACGACGCCGACTGGACGAGCCTCTCGGCGCCCGCGATCACCGTGATGTCGCAGCCGATCCACGAGATCGGCGCCGAGGCTGCGCGACTGCTCGTGCGCCGGATGGCCGGCCACGGCGGCCCCGCCGAGACGACGGTGCTGCCACAGCGACTCATCGAACGAGAGTCGATCGCACCGCCGCGCCCGCCGGTCCGATGA
- a CDS encoding Hsp20/alpha crystallin family protein, with product MAMYWDPFRELDRLATSMLDSRQGPRVMPIDLHRDGDHYVLNADLPGVDPGSVDVDIDGQLLTIRAERTLRSEEETQWLVRERPSGSFLRQLTLGDGLDTAGISAHYENGVLSVVIPVSEQAKPRKVAVQAAPRAEKEVTASAS from the coding sequence ATGGCAATGTACTGGGACCCGTTCCGTGAGCTCGATCGCCTCGCTACGAGCATGCTCGACTCGAGGCAGGGACCGCGGGTCATGCCCATCGATCTGCACCGTGACGGAGATCACTACGTGCTGAACGCCGACCTTCCGGGGGTCGACCCGGGCTCGGTCGACGTCGACATCGACGGGCAGTTGCTCACCATTCGCGCTGAGCGCACCCTGCGTTCCGAAGAGGAGACGCAGTGGCTCGTGCGCGAGCGGCCGAGCGGGTCGTTCCTGCGCCAGCTCACGCTGGGCGACGGCCTCGACACTGCGGGCATCAGCGCACACTACGAGAACGGCGTGCTGAGCGTCGTGATCCCGGTGAGTGAACAGGCCAAGCCGCGCAAGGTGGCCGTGCAGGCCGCCCCGCGCGCCGAGAAGGAGGTCACGGCTTCGGCCAGCTGA
- the guaD gene encoding guanine deaminase, translated as MVQTAIRATFFDFIDDPWKHVGEEHRAARFVHDGLLVIDDGMIVAFGDYQDISGDYPNVEVTEIPGRLITPGYIDGHIHFPQTRMLGAYGEQLLPWLEKSVFPEEMRYGDREYAEDGAKRFFDTLLASGTTTCQAFTSSYKVTTEVFFDEAAKRNMRVIGGLTGIDRFAPDDYLVTPESFYADSADLIDRYSAAGRNLYAITPRFGLGASKELLEQCRRLKEANPDLWVNTHISENPAEIRAVLAVHPDCDDYLGVYEKYGLVGPRFSGGHGIWLSDSEFRRFAASGASVTFCPSSNLFLGSGLFRLGRATDPEHRVKLSFGTDMGGGNRFSMLNALEDAYKVGMLNNTLLDGSVNPREQDLEEAERNKLSPYRAFYSITLGAAEALSIDEWVGNFEVGKEADFVALDWTAGPPAMEWHQSLLVDEHGPASTEDAAALLFGVMMVGDERCVDETWIMGERAYKKA; from the coding sequence ATGGTTCAGACAGCGATTCGCGCGACATTCTTCGACTTCATCGACGATCCGTGGAAGCACGTCGGTGAAGAACACCGGGCCGCCCGATTCGTCCACGACGGCTTGCTGGTGATCGACGACGGGATGATCGTCGCGTTCGGCGACTACCAAGACATCTCGGGCGACTATCCGAACGTCGAGGTCACAGAAATCCCGGGCCGTCTGATCACACCGGGTTACATCGATGGGCACATCCACTTCCCGCAGACCCGCATGCTCGGTGCCTACGGCGAGCAGTTGCTGCCCTGGCTCGAGAAGTCGGTGTTCCCCGAGGAGATGAGGTACGGCGACCGGGAGTACGCCGAAGATGGCGCCAAACGGTTCTTCGACACCCTCCTGGCATCTGGTACGACGACCTGTCAGGCGTTCACGAGCAGCTACAAGGTGACCACCGAAGTGTTCTTCGACGAGGCAGCGAAACGGAACATGCGGGTGATCGGCGGTCTGACCGGCATCGACAGGTTCGCTCCCGATGACTACCTCGTGACACCCGAGAGCTTCTACGCCGACAGCGCAGACCTGATCGATCGGTACTCGGCTGCCGGTCGCAACCTGTACGCCATCACTCCGCGGTTCGGATTGGGCGCCAGCAAGGAGCTGCTCGAGCAATGCCGGCGTCTCAAGGAGGCGAATCCGGATCTGTGGGTGAACACGCACATCTCCGAGAATCCGGCTGAGATCCGGGCTGTGCTCGCGGTACATCCGGATTGCGACGACTATCTCGGCGTCTACGAGAAATACGGCTTGGTCGGTCCGAGGTTCTCGGGCGGCCACGGGATCTGGCTGAGTGACAGCGAGTTCCGGCGGTTCGCGGCGTCCGGCGCATCCGTCACCTTCTGCCCGTCATCGAACCTGTTCCTCGGGAGCGGTCTGTTCCGACTTGGACGCGCCACGGATCCCGAGCATCGCGTGAAGCTGTCGTTCGGCACCGACATGGGCGGTGGCAACCGGTTCAGCATGCTGAACGCGCTGGAAGACGCGTACAAGGTCGGGATGCTCAACAACACCCTTCTCGATGGCAGCGTGAACCCTCGCGAGCAAGACCTCGAGGAAGCCGAACGGAACAAGCTCTCCCCGTATCGCGCGTTCTACTCGATCACGTTGGGTGCGGCCGAGGCGCTCTCCATCGATGAATGGGTCGGCAACTTCGAGGTCGGCAAGGAGGCCGACTTCGTGGCCCTCGACTGGACTGCCGGTCCGCCCGCGATGGAGTGGCATCAAAGCCTGCTCGTGGACGAGCACGGGCCGGCCAGCACGGAGGACGCCGCTGCCCTGTTGTTCGGCGTGATGATGGTCGGCGACGAACGGTGCGTCGACGAGACCTGGATCATGGGTGAGCGCGCCTACAAGAAGGCGTGA
- a CDS encoding Gfo/Idh/MocA family protein, with protein sequence MSGARMSPAAPIRTAVIGFGTSGRIFHAPFLAANPEFSLDVIVTSDERRRADAAAEHPSAAVVASLDDVLDRRDVLDLVVIGSPPATHATIAAAALDAGLAVVVDKPFATTAAEGAALVERARRLGVPLTVFQNRRWDGDFRTVRRLIGSGRLGEVRRFESRFEWWKPQPPASWKTATPVADGGGILFDLGTHLIDQAVQLFGEVAELHAEVRSRRADAAADDDVFLALEHASGVTSHLWMSSVAPAFGPRLHVLGSEAGFTSWGLDGQEPALLAGARPTDPGFGETPEERWGVVGAADDVHPEPMERGDYAGFYGGLADALLRGAPMPVDPADAVGVLEHIEAAHGSGRR encoded by the coding sequence GTGAGCGGCGCGCGGATGTCGCCCGCGGCGCCGATCCGCACGGCCGTCATCGGCTTCGGCACCTCGGGCCGCATCTTCCACGCGCCGTTCCTCGCCGCGAACCCCGAGTTCTCGCTCGACGTCATCGTCACGAGCGACGAGCGCCGCCGAGCGGATGCCGCGGCCGAGCATCCGTCGGCCGCCGTCGTCGCATCGCTCGACGACGTGCTCGACCGCCGCGACGTGCTCGACCTCGTCGTCATCGGCTCGCCGCCCGCGACGCACGCGACGATCGCCGCGGCCGCCCTCGACGCCGGACTCGCCGTGGTCGTCGACAAGCCGTTCGCGACGACCGCGGCTGAAGGCGCGGCCCTCGTCGAGCGGGCTCGCCGCCTCGGCGTGCCGCTCACCGTGTTCCAGAACCGCCGGTGGGACGGCGACTTCCGCACCGTCCGGCGGCTCATCGGGTCCGGCCGGCTCGGCGAGGTGCGCCGGTTCGAGTCGCGGTTCGAGTGGTGGAAGCCCCAGCCGCCCGCCTCGTGGAAGACCGCGACGCCGGTCGCCGACGGTGGAGGCATCCTCTTCGACCTCGGCACTCACCTCATCGACCAGGCCGTGCAGCTCTTCGGCGAGGTCGCCGAACTGCACGCCGAGGTGCGCTCGAGGAGAGCGGATGCCGCGGCCGACGATGATGTCTTCCTCGCGTTGGAGCACGCCTCGGGCGTTACCTCCCACCTCTGGATGAGCTCGGTCGCCCCGGCGTTCGGGCCTCGGCTCCACGTGCTCGGCTCCGAAGCCGGGTTCACGAGCTGGGGCCTCGACGGCCAGGAGCCGGCCTTGCTCGCGGGCGCGCGGCCGACCGATCCCGGATTCGGCGAGACGCCCGAGGAACGGTGGGGCGTCGTCGGGGCGGCTGACGACGTTCACCCCGAGCCGATGGAGCGCGGCGACTACGCGGGCTTCTACGGCGGGCTCGCCGACGCCCTGTTGCGCGGAGCACCGATGCCCGTCGATCCGGCCGACGCGGTCGGCGTACTCGAGCACATCGAGGCCGCGCACGGCTCCGGTCGCCGCTGA